Proteins from a genomic interval of Plasmodium berghei ANKA genome assembly, chromosome: 6:
- a CDS encoding zinc finger protein, putative produces the protein MNISNMSEQSEQGSLNNSNISISENKNNLFIINDNGSFIDDNNILEDDCITPKDDDENINSKKKKKNDIININENKNTRIGRSIPHYDSNATTRNVITNIISNRQNFNELNNGITNSLKLSNNNNNNMNVSSNYNNIENNICTSNNINPNINDNNIEGLQNIIRIENQSSHIKTISSNISQTNPCNINIMSGQINSFVMCNMNLALTPIQEINEYNIIRENNSPDFNISDNIQQHIPTNNCDFNKFSQTQNHYVGNTNQNEQQNEQNNSTNQNTPNSSETGNENNSRNRDTHNNNNNRNNRSSNGNSNNDENDDNDNGHNSENGNNNENGHNNENDFSEEIENEEEIKENPSNVLVNNNNNTSGINIVDNLTQHLQKELTCPICLDYFYLPVTMNCGHTFCRYCIGHNKLNGKNCPLCRQPLGHSSCINTILSNLVRIYNLRRKSLKIYKSIEIVNTVDDIWWNENFIKSQVSVSLFLRIFLHDMISPPIFFDDLSSCIIDFFTVNNLWSKAKYVFNINDCKAFSELVGYDKDNKELTNERLHAWVERYITQNPSMCMRKDEKIILKLYQDRTHRIDSHIFDSSVLPNRLPWDGGRHAKSLIHMPHSSVSLSHLLFVKVDNNNIGVVDCGSTIGTMIKVNNYHVLKEGDIIHIGDRLEVTVSIDKNTAGMPYKGYVWNKNSNKVLDRHELNELIKSESSTPTDTGAISTDPITGKIIDSNNINEINLNNNSDINILEDNNTLLNYCENIESNLLIKFDFGTVKEEITLKTEYIDPKGVVLGRGPYAQSSYKKISVTNSNGYVSREHCLIYYDGSKPSGERWLLRDTSTLGTFLKIKPFSEPVPLPIGSIFKAGQCKIEVCSHDTLQFAQYPERSISLHNTNNPSNTDNFNNNNYGDNRNIDNDSNHGRNNSSGNSGNNSNGANSRNYRNNQNQYYNQMGSDLNIPLNNNLINSETSANSETSTHSNGENNLNNQRGCYNFNFHIGQNTNDISEPLNDNAYYSSNTNQYNFNSEVIQSFVQSNGQLANHENNIISRNIINPNSEAQHTNRDTYFYNYLRHERNIQNITNLNDINCINPVNNTNPYWARYNRGDVRNCIPYTMNQCEYRENVNNYYAHVNQIKDENVEEELYYESEISRQNLSIPNFSQNQSGGGDNWDYRYQYMHF, from the exons atgaatatatcgAATATGTCGGAGCAATCTGAGCAAGGAAgtttaaataatagtaaCATTAGTATTTCagagaataaaaataatttatttataataaatgataatggGAGTTTTATTGacgataataatattctaGAAGATGATTGTATTACTCCAAAAGatgatgatgaaaatattaattcaaaaaaaaaaaaaaaaaatgatataataaatataaatgaaaataaaaacacaAGAATTGGAAGAAGTATTCCACATTATGATTCAAATGCTACAACCAGAAATgtaataacaaatataatttcaaatagacaaaattttaatgaacTTAACAATGGTATAACTAATTCTTTGAAACTTTcgaataataacaataataatatgaacgTTAGTTcgaattataataatattgaaaataatatatgtaccTCAAATAATATCAATCCTAacataaatgataataatatagaaggcttacaaaatattataagaaTTGAAAATCAATCATCACATATTAAAACTATTTCTTCAAATATTTCACAAACAAATCCatgtaatataaatattatgtcGGGGCAAATAAATAGTTTCGTAATGTGTAATATGAATTTAGCACTTACCCCAATTCAAGaaattaatgaatataatataattagaGAAAATAATTCCCCAGACTTTAATATTTCAGATAATATCCAACAACATATTCCAACAAATAATTGtgattttaataaattcagTCAAACTCAAAATCACTATGTTGGAAATACAAATCAAAATGAACaacaaaatgaacaaaataatagcaCAAATCAAAACACCCCCAATAGTAGTGAAACtggaaatgaaaataatagcaGAAATAGAGACActcataataataataataacagaAATAATAGAAGTAGCAATGGTAATAGCAAcaatgatgaaaatgatgataatgataatgggcataatagtgaaaatgggaataataatgaaaatgggcataataatgaaaacgATTTTAGCGAAGAAATCgaaaatgaagaagaaaTCAAAGAAAATCCATCTAATGTGTTagttaataataataataacacaTCCGGAATTAATATTGTTGATAATTTAACACAACATTTACAAAAAGAATTAACATGCCCTATATGTTTagattatttttatttacccGTAACTATGAATTGCGGCCATACATTTTGTAGATATTGTATAGGGCacaataaattaaatggaaaaaattgtCCATTATGTCGACAACCTTTAGGGCATTCCTCATGtataaatacaatattatCTAATTTAGTtcgtatatataatttaagaagaaaatctttaaaaatatataaatcgATTGAAATAGTAAACACAGTAGATGATATTTGGTGGAacgaaaattttataaaatcgCAAGTAAGTGtctctttatttttaagaatatttttacatgaTATGATATCACctccaattttttttgatgatTTATCATCATGTATAATAGATTTTTTTActgttaataatttatggTCAAAAGCcaaatatgtatttaatataaatgactGTAAAGCTTTTAGTGAACTAGTTGGATATGATAAAGACAATAAAGAATTAACAAATGAGAGGCTTCATGCTTGGGTTGAAAGATATATAACACAAAATCCATCAATGTGCATGAGgaaagatgaaaaaattattttaaaattatatcaaGACAGAACCCATAGAATAGATAGTCATATATTTGATTCATCAGTTTTACCAAATAGGCTTCCTTGGGATGGTGGTAGACATGCAAAAAGTTTAATTCATATGCCTCATTCTTCTGTTTCTTTATCACATCTATTATTTGTTAAAgtagataataataatatcgGAGTTGTAGATTGTGGATCAACTATTGGGACAATGATTAAAGTTAATAATTATCATGTATTAAAAGAAGGagatataatacatattgGTGACAGATTAGAAGTAACCGTTTCTATAGATAAGAATACTGCGGGTATGCCATATAAAGGATATGTTtggaataaaaattcaaataaagtTTTAGATAGACATGAACTTAatgaattaattaaatCTGAATCATCTACACCTACAGATACAGGAGCTATATCTACTGATCCTATTACTGGAAAAATCATagattcaaataatattaatgaaataaatttaaataataattctgatattaacattttagaagataataatacattacTTAATTATTGTGAAAATATTGAATCAAacttattaattaaatttgatTTTGGAACAGTAAAAGAAGAAATTACATTAAAAACAGAATACATAGATCCTAAAGGAGTTGTATTAGGTCGTGGACCATATGCACAATCtagttataaaaaaatatctgTTACAAATTCGAATGGATATGTATCCCGAGAGCAttgtttaatttattatgatGGATCTAAACCATCTGGTGAACGATGGCTTTTAAGAGATACAAGTACATTAggaacatttttaaaaatcaAACCTTTTTCAGAACCCGTACCATTGCCAATAGGTTCTATATTTAAAGCAGGTCAATGTAAAATAGAAGTATGCTCTCATGATACTTTACAATTTGCACAATATCCTGAACGATCTATATCATTacataatacaaataatcCATCAAACACAGATAACtttaacaataataattatggtGATAATAGAAATATTGATAATGATTCGAATCATGGTAGAAACAATAGTTCTGGAAATAGTGgaaataatagtaatggAGCAAATTCACGTAATTATAGAAACAATCAAAATCAATATTATAATCAAATGGGTTCAGATTTAAACATAcctttaaataataatttaataaattctGAAACTAGTGCAAATAGTGAAACAAGCACACATAGTAATGGTGAAAATAATCTTAATAATCAAAGAGGATGTTATAATTTCAATTTTCATATTGGACAAAATACTAATGATATATCTGAACctttaaatgataatgcTTATTATAGTAGTAATACTAATCAATATAATTTCAATAGTGAAGTTATTCAAAGTTTTGTTCAAAGTAATGGCCAACTTGCAAATCATGAAAATAACATTATTTCAAGAAACATTATTAATCCTAATTCAGAAGCTCAACATACTAATAGagatacatatttttataattatttaagacatgaaagaaatattcaaaatattacaaatCTAAATGATATTAATTGTATTAACCCAGTGAATAATACAAATCCATATTGGGCACGTTATAACCGTGGAGATGTTAGAAATTGTATTCCATATACTATGAATCAATGTGAATATCGAGAAAATGTTAACAATTATTATGCACATGTtaatcaaataaaagatgaaaatgtTGAAGAAgaattatattatgaatCCGAAATTAGTAGACAAAATCTAAGTATTCCTAATTTTTCTCAAAATCAAAGTGGTGGGGGTGATAACTGGGATTATAg GTATCAATACATGCATTTTTAA
- a CDS encoding tetratricopeptide repeat protein, putative — MTEEEMIVETGSNTESEFDEQAELLEKKTAQELFDMGNLEFKESKNYDVAAERFSMAVEKKVKELNVEDSLHPDLREYYLCFADALLTKEEEKNDLFEFLKKKKSVEATEDEDCSNKEEVTDEQLAFEMFEFSRKCYEMLLEQKKELSQKDLLNYSYVFIRLGDISLLNHFFEEALKEYEKCVNLREEHKLGDENLIAPLISLSQSYMFCGKRKEAVEYFEKVKKILLDVRQKTTPLPKNTNEKIIRDTYEDVQIQINDLKRQIEEEGEEGKEKGSQTIAKELVITTKSEFDKAVLNKDINEVKKIKISNIEADEHANKKRRINLSNYKN; from the exons atgacag AAGAAGAAATGATTGTCGAAACAGGTTCCAATACTGAATCTGAATTTGATGAACAAGCAG AACTTCTTGAGAAAAAAACAGCTCAAGAATTATTTGATATGGGAAATCTCGAATTTAAGGaaagtaaaaattatgacGTAGCTGCAGAACGATTTTCTATGGCTGTtgaaaaaaa GGtaaaagaattaaatgTCGAAGACAGTCTTCATCCTGATTTAAgagaatattatttatgctTTGCTGATGCACTGCTAACTaaagaagaagaaaaaaatgatttattcgaatttttaaaaaaaa AAAAAAGCGTTGAAGCCACCGAAGATGAAGATTGCAGTAACAAAGAGGAAGTCACCGACGAACAG TTGGCTTTTGAAATGTTTGAATTTTCACGAAAATGCTATGAAATGCTAttagaacaaaaaaaggaatTATCGCAAAAGGATTTACTAAACTACTCGTACGTGTTTATTAGATTGGGTGATATAAGTTTGTTGAACCATTTTTTCGAAGAAGCCCTAAAG GAATACGAAAAATGTGTAAACTTAAGAGAGGAGCACAAATTAGGTGATGAAAACCTTATAGCCCCATTAATATCCCTTTCGCAAAGTTACATGTTTTGTGGAAAACGAAAAGAAGCAGtagaatattttgaaaaggTGAAGAAAATTTTGTTAGATGTTAGACAAAAGACAACACCCTTACCAAAAAACactaatgaaaaaattatcagaGATACTTATGAAGATGTTCAAATACAAATTAATGATTTAAAACGACAAATAGAAGAAGAGGGAGAAGAAGGAAAGGAAAAAGGTAGTCAGACAATTGCTAAGGAATTAGTAATTACTACAAAG TCTGAGTTTGATAAAGCTGTACTTAACAAAGATATTAATGAAGtcaagaaaataaaaatttctAATATTGAGGCAGATGAACATGCGAATAAGAAAAGAAGAATTAACTTGTCTaactataaaaattaa